One region of Anaeromyxobacter paludicola genomic DNA includes:
- a CDS encoding response regulator, with translation MSLDRDKRLQLVSSDGAPVARASRRARILIVEDDELLMRALRRSISQVHDVTSAVDGQAALELIEAGARFDVVFCDIMMPRLDGIELYEAVRDRFPELSSRFVMMSGAIHTERAQEFLKREKPAFVEKPFYVEILDLLINERLRVVP, from the coding sequence TTGAGCCTGGACCGCGACAAAAGGTTGCAGCTCGTTTCCAGCGATGGGGCGCCGGTGGCGCGCGCCTCCAGGCGGGCGCGCATCCTCATCGTGGAGGACGACGAGCTCCTGATGCGGGCGCTCCGGCGCTCGATCTCGCAGGTCCACGACGTGACCAGCGCGGTGGACGGGCAGGCCGCCCTCGAGCTCATCGAGGCCGGCGCCCGGTTCGACGTGGTCTTCTGCGACATCATGATGCCGCGGCTCGACGGCATCGAGCTCTACGAGGCGGTCCGCGACCGGTTCCCCGAGCTCTCGAGCCGGTTCGTGATGATGTCGGGGGCGATCCACACCGAGCGCGCGCAGGAGTTCCTCAAGCGCGAGAAGCCGGCCTTCGTCGAGAAGCCGTTCTACGTCGAGATCCTCGACCTGCTCATCAACGAGCGGCTCCGCGTGGTCCCCTGA
- a CDS encoding BamA/TamA family outer membrane protein, whose amino-acid sequence MSTALLLGLLAASAPRFEAAELDGWHFAALPVVSYGSDVGFMAGAALLFYRPLTAAGEERDEVSLSGSYATRGPRALDAGWSVRRILDSSLHAYLNLHLADDDLMPYWGEGAGLGGLDVPVGAGSPPEPFRYHDRRVFAAATVGSLFLGPLGWHARARFLGVDVAGRGSLLSSSLPPGSHGGKVALGEVGLTLDTRDREMGARRGLYLAAAAFAVPPVSGLSDFSFHGLDATARAWIPVLPFATLALRAVYDVKRSDDRVGGATAAVPFFERMLYEGPTYDEGLGGASTLRGVARYRISGDEKALGNAELRIRLLTTRLAGKTQELGLAAGVDAGWARQPGYAPVHAESAAAGVRLIWDRAIVLRVEAAHARGGETGVYVAFGELF is encoded by the coding sequence GTGTCCACGGCGCTCCTGCTCGGCCTCCTCGCCGCCTCGGCCCCGCGCTTCGAGGCGGCGGAGCTCGACGGGTGGCACTTCGCCGCCCTGCCCGTCGTCTCGTACGGCAGCGACGTCGGCTTCATGGCCGGGGCGGCGCTGCTCTTCTACAGGCCGCTTACCGCGGCCGGGGAGGAGCGGGACGAGGTCAGCCTCAGCGGCTCCTACGCCACCCGGGGCCCGCGCGCGCTCGACGCAGGCTGGAGCGTGCGCCGCATCCTCGACAGCTCGCTCCACGCGTACCTCAACCTCCACCTCGCCGACGACGACCTGATGCCGTACTGGGGCGAGGGGGCGGGCCTGGGCGGGCTCGACGTGCCGGTGGGCGCGGGCTCGCCGCCCGAGCCGTTCCGCTACCACGACCGGCGGGTCTTCGCGGCGGCGACGGTGGGCAGCCTCTTCCTCGGCCCGCTCGGCTGGCACGCCCGGGCCCGCTTCCTCGGCGTGGACGTGGCCGGGCGCGGCTCGCTGCTCTCCTCGTCGCTGCCGCCCGGCAGCCACGGCGGGAAGGTGGCGCTCGGAGAGGTGGGGCTCACCCTCGACACGCGCGACCGGGAGATGGGCGCGCGTCGCGGCCTCTACCTCGCCGCGGCCGCCTTCGCGGTGCCGCCCGTGTCCGGGCTCTCCGACTTCTCCTTCCACGGGCTCGACGCCACCGCCCGCGCCTGGATCCCCGTCCTCCCGTTCGCCACGCTCGCCCTGCGCGCCGTCTACGACGTCAAGCGATCGGACGACCGCGTCGGCGGCGCGACCGCCGCGGTGCCGTTCTTCGAGCGGATGCTCTACGAGGGCCCCACCTACGACGAGGGGCTCGGCGGCGCCTCCACGCTCCGCGGCGTGGCCCGCTACCGGATCTCCGGCGACGAGAAGGCGCTCGGCAACGCCGAGCTGCGCATCCGCCTGCTCACCACCCGGCTCGCCGGGAAGACCCAGGAGCTCGGGCTCGCCGCCGGGGTGGACGCGGGCTGGGCGCGCCAGCCCGGCTACGCCCCGGTGCACGCCGAGAGCGCGGCCGCCGGCGTGCGGCTCATCTGGGATCGGGCCATCGTGCTCCGGGTCGAGGCGGCGCACGCGCGCGGCGGCGAGACCGGCGTGTACGTCGCCTTCGGCGAGCTGTTCTAG